GCCAGATCGTCATAGAGCCGCGATGATTCTGTAATTTCATCCTCAATGCCAATATCCTCAATGATTGCTTTTACCTTCTCGAATACCATTAGTTACACCCTCCCTATTAAGTTAATGAGCTATGACGTTCATCCTTCACAAGCCTTCAGCGTTCACAACCAGTGCCGAAGAGGCACCCCCCCTCCCTCGGGACAGAATCAGCGAAGACTCCACAGCTGTTCGGCGGCTGATCCCCGGGACGAAGTTCAAGCCATTGTCCTGAACTGAATCTGCCAGATACGGAACGCCGGGCAGCTCCCCGTGTTTCATGGCCAGCACGCTCAGTGCGACATCGAATGCCCCTGCCGCTCCAATCGTGTTGCCGAAGACGGTCTTGGGGCAGCCCGCCCACTTGGCTTCTACACTACTGCCGAACACCTCTTGAATGGCCAAGCATTCAATTCCGTCTTCCCGGGCAGAAGCCGCCCCATCCAGCGACAGATAGCCGATTCTCTCCGGCTGCGTCTCGGAATGCTCAATGGCCAGCCGGATTGCCCTGGCACACTGCGCTATACTCTCCTCTGGCGGGGCAGCAGCCTGACCGTCGTTCGTGAAGCCGAAGCCCTGGATGCTCGCCCGTACCCGGCGGGATGCCTCGCGCTTCTGAATGCTGCGCTCCGATTCGAGGCAGAGGAATGCAGCTCCTTCAGCCAGGGCCATCCCGCTGCGCCCCTCCACGAACGGCCGGTATGCCGTCTGCGGGCGGTCCGCACTCAGATTCAGCAGCCCCTCCGTGTTATAGAAGGACAGCGCCCACGGATCGAGCGGCGTCTCAGCTCCGCCCACAATTGCCGCATCGATGATCCCGCTGCGGATGGCTCTGGCCGCATACGCAATGGCGAGCAGCCCGCTGCTCCGGTCGGCGATCACCGTCTTGCTGTAGCCCTTGATGTCGAAGGCCAGGGACATATGCCCTTGTGCCGCCGCCGGGAACCAGTTGCTCGCCAGATTCGGGTCAATGAAGGGCGCCCCTTCGGTATGCAGGACACGCAGACCGTTCCGCGCACTCTCCCAGCCCCCCGAGTTGTTGCCGACGAAGATCCCGATCCGCTCGCGGCTCATCTGATCAAGCTCCCAGTGCGCATCATCCATGGCATCTTTCGCGGCCAGGATCGACATGACAGAGAAGCGGGAGCATTTCTTGAGCAGACGCTTCGATATGACCCGCTCCGGCTCCATTCCGCTGACTTGTCCGGCAAAGGGAGGCGCGGCTCCGGTCGTACCCTCTAGCTGAAGCGGAGTCATATAGTTACGGCCACTCAAGAGACCTTCCCAGAAGGCACCGGCACTGTTCCCGCACGGCCCCACCATCCCCACTCCGGTTACGAATACTGTATTCTTCATAGGCTGCACATCCATTGTTCAGTCTGAAGCTTGCCTGCCCGATTGCTGTATTCGTTCGCTGCCAGAATCATCGCGGAGTGAATCCCGGAGAATCCGCTGGCATTGGTAAGAATATGGTACAGGTCGCGCTGGATCGCTTGCTTCGGCACATAATTCAAATCACAGGCCGGGTCTGGCTCGTCCAAATTGGCGGTTGGCGGGATATAGCCCTCGTTCAAGGCCAGCAGGCAATGTACAATCTCAATGGCACTCGCTGCCGAGAGCGGATGGCCTACCATGGATTTCGTAGAGCTGATCGGGATGGAGTAGGCGAGCTCTCCGAACGTTCTTTTATAAGCAGCGGTCTCAAAAGAATCATTCTGCGGAGTCGAGCTTCCATGCGCGTTGATATATTGAATGTCCTCCGCTGTAAGGCCCGCGTTGCCCAGCGCCTCGTTCATTGTCAGACTGAGCGCATCCCCGTCCTGCGGCAGATCGGTCATATGAAAAGCGTTATTCGTACTGGCGAATCCGGTCACCTCGCCATAGATTGGCGCCTGCCGCCGGAGCGCATGCTCCAGCTCCTCCAGCACCACAACAGCACAGCCCTCACTGAGAACGAAGCCGCTGCGGTTCTTCTCAAAAGGCCGCGAAGCCCGCTGCGGATCATCGTTGAACTTGGAGGTCAACGCACCGATGGCATCGAAGGAGGCAATGGTCATCGAGCTGACCGGTGCTTCCGCTGCACCGCAGATCATCACATCATGTTCCCCGGCTGTAATCGATTCATATCCATATCCGGCCGCATCAATGCCGCCCGTGCAGCCCGTGGACATGA
The sequence above is a segment of the Paenibacillus sp. FSL R7-0204 genome. Coding sequences within it:
- a CDS encoding beta-ketoacyl-[acyl-carrier-protein] synthase family protein is translated as MKNTVFVTGVGMVGPCGNSAGAFWEGLLSGRNYMTPLQLEGTTGAAPPFAGQVSGMEPERVISKRLLKKCSRFSVMSILAAKDAMDDAHWELDQMSRERIGIFVGNNSGGWESARNGLRVLHTEGAPFIDPNLASNWFPAAAQGHMSLAFDIKGYSKTVIADRSSGLLAIAYAARAIRSGIIDAAIVGGAETPLDPWALSFYNTEGLLNLSADRPQTAYRPFVEGRSGMALAEGAAFLCLESERSIQKREASRRVRASIQGFGFTNDGQAAAPPEESIAQCARAIRLAIEHSETQPERIGYLSLDGAASAREDGIECLAIQEVFGSSVEAKWAGCPKTVFGNTIGAAGAFDVALSVLAMKHGELPGVPYLADSVQDNGLNFVPGISRRTAVESSLILSRGRGGASSALVVNAEGL
- a CDS encoding beta-ketoacyl-[acyl-carrier-protein] synthase family protein encodes the protein MEKVTGKRVVITGMGLLTPLGNTLEQFWRNSLQGKVGYDRLQGYEHMALKSRVTGTIPQFEHLGRTADEAQRAGMGRPGILAVNAAIRAVADAGLEFTKELRERSGVCIANAIADTPFSEQTFLRMTEGGQGPIDHGLCQEDLYRKGMFSYIAFEVAHEFGLQGEALVMSTGCTGGIDAAGYGYESITAGEHDVMICGAAEAPVSSMTIASFDAIGALTSKFNDDPQRASRPFEKNRSGFVLSEGCAVVVLEELEHALRRQAPIYGEVTGFASTNNAFHMTDLPQDGDALSLTMNEALGNAGLTAEDIQYINAHGSSTPQNDSFETAAYKRTFGELAYSIPISSTKSMVGHPLSAASAIEIVHCLLALNEGYIPPTANLDEPDPACDLNYVPKQAIQRDLYHILTNASGFSGIHSAMILAANEYSNRAGKLQTEQWMCSL